In one window of Sulfolobales archaeon DNA:
- a CDS encoding DUF87 domain-containing protein, producing MIERIRSLELILSILLVILFSTLFYVVGRAGLPDLGFYPTLYIALILLSLLILLLIVLAPIDIILVSTPAMAIALWILNLRVLSRSLMFVDPLSMILLIGIITPFLYRLRRIVKPPLLLASSDILRGISRYYRACYERVLLDLGLIFIIIALSAMIFKGYYDTILRVYSGLHIYLPGVVLSSILLSSIRRRYLLPLSLLSWIGMPLSYYLFLYKSFYLEREALPITPSSTGISVLSVEGVVTAKGSKYYIELSTLRSPHIIILGSTGSGKTLLGKRIGLSAFRNDLKVFILDLHGEYQDLGFKVVKLEEIVQGILKDIFSRRESIDDFIDFMRTIFRLGPIQVSVLSEVLEEYIRLESDPTNLIPYIEKRLSEAGDTERERIIRSLLPYLKIIFESIPRNVPRRELDINQSVVIDLESIRNNSYLLEIYSYYLIRYIWNLVRLKGFSDRVKYIMIIDEAHNILKGRSYEVVEQIFRESRKYGFGVIILSQQIDERILNLMNNAGVLEILKTVDPKILELLRNLLPEPTDLMDEIKKLRELEFISIELGGERRSVRGKILLE from the coding sequence ATGATAGAAAGAATTAGATCTCTAGAACTTATTCTATCTATCCTTCTAGTCATATTATTTTCAACCTTATTCTACGTGGTAGGAAGAGCAGGTTTACCTGATCTAGGGTTTTATCCCACTCTTTACATAGCATTAATACTGTTAAGCCTTCTGATACTCCTTCTGATCGTGTTAGCTCCTATCGATATCATCCTTGTAAGTACTCCAGCTATGGCCATAGCTCTATGGATTCTCAACCTAAGAGTTTTATCAAGATCTTTAATGTTTGTAGATCCGTTAAGCATGATTCTTTTAATAGGTATTATAACACCATTTCTCTATAGACTTAGGAGGATAGTTAAACCTCCTCTTCTTCTAGCTTCATCTGATATTCTTCGTGGTATATCAAGATATTATAGAGCTTGCTATGAGAGGGTTCTGCTAGATCTAGGTTTGATCTTTATTATAATAGCATTATCTGCTATGATTTTTAAAGGTTATTATGATACAATACTTCGTGTTTATAGCGGTCTTCACATCTATCTACCTGGTGTAGTATTATCATCAATACTTCTCTCAAGTATTAGAAGGAGATATCTACTCCCACTCTCTCTACTCTCATGGATTGGCATGCCTTTATCATACTACCTCTTTCTGTATAAGAGTTTCTATCTAGAGAGAGAAGCACTGCCTATCACGCCTTCGAGTACTGGGATAAGTGTTCTAAGTGTTGAGGGGGTTGTGACTGCTAAGGGTTCTAAGTATTATATAGAGCTGAGCACTTTAAGATCTCCACATATAATAATCCTAGGATCCACGGGATCTGGAAAGACTTTGCTAGGTAAGAGAATAGGATTGAGCGCGTTTAGAAATGATCTGAAAGTATTTATATTAGATCTTCATGGAGAGTATCAGGATCTAGGATTTAAAGTAGTTAAACTCGAAGAGATAGTACAAGGAATTCTAAAAGATATATTCAGTAGAAGAGAATCTATTGATGATTTTATAGATTTTATGAGAACTATCTTCAGGTTAGGACCTATACAAGTTTCAGTTTTATCTGAAGTTCTTGAAGAATATATACGGTTAGAAAGCGATCCTACAAATCTTATCCCATATATAGAGAAAAGACTTTCCGAAGCAGGAGATACAGAGAGAGAGCGTATCATAAGAAGCCTTCTACCATACTTAAAGATAATCTTCGAAAGTATACCTCGAAATGTTCCCAGGAGAGAACTTGATATAAATCAATCTGTTGTGATCGATCTAGAGAGTATTAGAAACAATTCTTATCTGCTTGAGATATACTCCTATTATCTCATAAGATATATCTGGAACCTAGTAAGGTTGAAAGGTTTCAGCGACAGAGTTAAATATATAATGATCATAGATGAAGCTCACAACATTCTTAAAGGAAGATCCTATGAAGTTGTAGAACAAATATTCAGAGAATCAAGAAAATACGGGTTTGGAGTGATTATACTTTCTCAACAGATAGACGAGAGAATATTAAATCTTATGAATAACGCGGGAGTGTTAGAGATCCTTAAGACTGTAGATCCTAAGATCTTAGAATTACTTAGAAATCTACTGCCAGAGCCTACAGATCTTATGGATGAGATTAAAAAACTTAGAGAACTAGAATTCATATCAATAGAACTTGGCGGTGAGAGAAGAAGCGTGAGAGGAAAGATTTTACTAGAGTAG
- the topA gene encoding DNA topoisomerase I, with product MKRGSSNESSIENIYRKPRIVIIAEKPKAAYKIAQALGPARRILIEGVPIYVIPKDHNNIIVVPSAGHLFTLTTSSKGYPVYDYKWVPRHLVEKGYEHIARYHRVLPKILRDASLYVNACDYDVEGSVIGYMIIKNWGDLSRARRMKFSTLTREDILRSFQNLDQLDINMVEAGLARHELDWIWGINISRALTDLYQRRGLKRVLSAGRVQTPTLNEVLNRFIEREVFVPEPLYRINIKALYRGSIVEFQDIEEPFRVKVDAEKFRTEALKKGFIDIVESSEQELRYQPPHPFNLGDLQAEAYEIYRITPQETLRILEDLYLEGLISYPRTNSQKLPENLDHKEILRGLLRISEYRRYAEKLIKRGSLKPNNGVKEDLAHPAIYPTGDIPRRSLKDKHYKLYDLIVRRYMATLSDDALVKEIILKGCVAGRCFRASGRSLEFVGWLEIYHFYKIEERRIPYIERGSSIPLSEVKIVKSYTRPPKLYNRASLLRWMEKENIGTESTRAEIIETLFRRKYVFGRELKISELGIEVVEIIERFFPELLSVELTREFEKQLDSIILGKRKRSEVVEEAVKTIDKLIGRFKNEINNTSISSDSGSRCVICNIPRDPSSEIGFCKIHEKAYRNLIRSYSSWAEDGYTWHEYLEKISRSKISGGFVKDVVRYIETHKIPDGFSVYDRKN from the coding sequence ATGAAGAGAGGATCTTCTAACGAGTCTAGTATAGAAAATATATATAGGAAGCCTCGTATAGTGATCATAGCCGAGAAACCTAAAGCAGCTTATAAAATAGCTCAGGCTCTAGGTCCTGCAAGAAGAATTTTAATTGAAGGTGTTCCTATATATGTTATCCCTAAGGATCATAATAATATCATCGTAGTTCCTTCAGCAGGACATCTCTTTACCCTAACAACTTCCTCGAAAGGGTATCCTGTCTATGATTACAAGTGGGTTCCGAGACATCTTGTGGAGAAAGGTTATGAGCATATTGCGAGATATCATAGAGTCTTACCGAAAATACTGAGAGATGCTTCTCTCTATGTGAATGCATGTGATTATGATGTTGAAGGTTCGGTAATAGGTTATATGATTATAAAGAATTGGGGTGATCTTTCGAGAGCTAGAAGAATGAAATTCTCTACACTAACTCGAGAAGATATACTAAGAAGTTTTCAAAATCTAGACCAGCTTGATATAAACATGGTGGAAGCAGGTCTCGCAAGGCATGAGCTAGACTGGATCTGGGGTATTAATATATCTAGAGCTCTTACTGATCTCTATCAGAGAAGAGGATTGAAAAGAGTTCTAAGTGCTGGAAGAGTTCAAACACCTACGCTCAACGAGGTTTTAAATAGGTTTATAGAGAGGGAGGTATTCGTGCCAGAACCTCTCTACAGGATAAATATTAAAGCCTTGTATAGGGGGAGTATCGTAGAATTTCAAGATATTGAAGAACCTTTCAGAGTGAAAGTTGATGCCGAAAAGTTCAGAACTGAAGCTCTTAAGAAGGGTTTTATAGATATAGTTGAGAGTAGCGAGCAGGAGCTGAGATACCAGCCTCCACATCCCTTTAATCTAGGAGATCTTCAGGCTGAAGCGTATGAGATCTATAGAATTACTCCTCAGGAGACTCTTAGAATACTTGAAGATCTATATCTTGAGGGTTTGATAAGTTATCCTAGAACTAATAGCCAGAAGCTTCCTGAAAACCTGGATCATAAGGAGATCTTGAGAGGTTTACTAAGGATCTCTGAGTATAGAAGATATGCTGAGAAACTCATTAAAAGAGGCAGTCTAAAGCCTAATAATGGTGTTAAAGAGGATCTGGCTCATCCAGCTATATATCCTACCGGAGATATACCCAGAAGATCTTTGAAGGATAAACATTATAAGTTATATGATCTGATAGTGAGAAGATATATGGCTACTCTAAGTGATGACGCTCTAGTGAAAGAGATCATATTAAAGGGTTGTGTAGCTGGTAGATGTTTCAGAGCTAGTGGCAGAAGCTTGGAGTTTGTCGGCTGGCTCGAGATATATCACTTCTATAAGATCGAGGAGAGAAGGATCCCATATATTGAGAGAGGATCTTCAATACCTCTTTCAGAAGTTAAGATAGTGAAAAGCTATACAAGACCGCCAAAGCTTTATAACAGAGCTTCTCTGCTTAGATGGATGGAGAAAGAGAATATAGGAACAGAATCCACTAGAGCAGAGATTATAGAGACATTATTTAGAAGAAAATATGTATTTGGCAGAGAGCTTAAGATATCTGAACTAGGTATTGAGGTCGTTGAGATTATAGAGAGATTCTTCCCAGAACTGCTATCGGTAGAACTTACGAGAGAGTTTGAAAAACAACTTGATAGCATAATATTAGGTAAAAGAAAACGTTCTGAAGTAGTTGAGGAAGCTGTAAAAACTATTGATAAGCTTATCGGAAGATTTAAGAATGAGATTAACAATACCTCTATCTCCTCGGATTCTGGAAGTAGATGTGTTATATGTAATATTCCAAGAGATCCTTCTAGTGAGATAGGTTTCTGTAAGATCCATGAAAAAGCTTATAGGAATCTGATCAGATCCTACTCTAGCTGGGCTGAGGATGGATACACATGGCATGAGTATCTAGAGAAGATCAGTAGAAGCAAGATCTCTGGAGGTTTTGTGAAAGATGTAGTGAGATATATAGAAACACATAAGATCCCTGATGGGTTCTCCGTTTATGATAGAAAGAATTAG